A part of Candidatus Neomarinimicrobiota bacterium genomic DNA contains:
- a CDS encoding glycosyltransferase family 2 protein: MVSVVIRSYNRLSMVPELLEVCLSQDYANFEVVVVEQSENDLWEEYRASFERLDPRVRVIRSQPLGSAGAKNTGVLHSRGEIVLFIDDDDLPIGTTWISSHAKHYHDPLCVGVSGRCIKKPNERVPYKNPDAAYDRCLTYSFFLRGRDLTGIDRPKKPVEWLHGMNASIRRSYVVALGGWYPYVTNIDEHSFCFKLRRALLPGEYLMFDPEPVVLRQFDIPGGLGKRYLTLNRVLVNHLQYYHWVVADYFPLRFYGLYPFFMIYNFRFATRWFRTFSHYSDSRWMRWFGMKVGRRLYILQELVLYPVIVIRLLVQKKPDWSGQLDDIRPKPG, translated from the coding sequence ATGGTTTCGGTGGTGATTCGTTCCTACAACCGCTTGTCAATGGTGCCTGAGCTTCTTGAAGTCTGCCTGAGCCAGGATTACGCTAATTTTGAGGTGGTTGTTGTCGAACAGAGTGAGAATGACCTGTGGGAAGAATATCGGGCGTCGTTTGAAAGACTCGACCCTCGGGTCCGCGTGATTCGATCGCAGCCTCTAGGCTCGGCAGGCGCCAAAAATACGGGCGTGCTCCACAGCAGGGGGGAAATCGTCCTGTTTATCGATGACGATGACCTGCCGATTGGCACAACCTGGATATCATCCCACGCGAAACATTATCATGACCCGTTGTGCGTTGGCGTATCAGGCCGCTGTATCAAGAAACCCAACGAGCGGGTTCCCTACAAAAACCCTGACGCCGCATACGACCGTTGCCTCACCTACTCTTTTTTCCTGCGCGGGCGGGATCTTACCGGCATCGACCGACCCAAAAAGCCGGTGGAATGGCTTCACGGTATGAATGCTTCCATCCGTCGATCCTATGTCGTGGCACTGGGGGGCTGGTACCCTTACGTCACCAACATTGATGAACATTCATTCTGCTTTAAGCTGCGGAGGGCATTGCTGCCCGGTGAATACCTGATGTTTGATCCTGAGCCGGTGGTCCTCAGGCAGTTTGATATCCCCGGCGGTTTGGGGAAGAGGTATTTGACCCTTAACCGGGTTCTCGTGAATCACCTTCAGTATTATCACTGGGTGGTGGCGGACTACTTTCCGCTGCGGTTTTATGGGCTCTATCCCTTTTTCATGATCTACAACTTTCGCTTTGCAACCCGCTGGTTCCGAACTTTCTCCCATTACTCTGATAGTAGGTGGATGAGGTGGTTCGGGATGAAAGTTGGTCGTCGTTTGTACATCCTGCAGGAGTTGGTGCTGTATCCCGTTATCGTCATTCGTCTGCTTGTGCAAAAAAAGCCCGACTGGAGCGGCCAGCTGGACGATATCAGGCCAAAACCAGGATGA
- a CDS encoding CDP-glycerol glycerophosphotransferase family protein translates to MTPAINERVPDIIPTSRGSTLNIYFYANQVYQFSFSRPIYERVGGIFVVPKFRKVLRFKHRMRNGTAFPDIKTFLNTPPVIRCDPDKIPGPNGTIISHTVTRFASPGGSCTTIFQGHGTGDRKYGGNLDNLRAFDYHFLSGPKHLKKLQDSQVSIPEERLVSIGNPRFDAYVKGEIDRDICMDNLGIVDRDRKNILYAPTWQKGKGTLHQLVYRFCRELTGEFNLIVRPHHFVSRSIPKIKAWAAINGIRHVYFSNPNDLLRHDTMSDFAVSDLLISDTSSIQYEYLITGKPMIVAELEPVDLHKMPTEMDVRSITQVYDGSPRANILNMVVDNLASPHTEACRQLLQNCFYFNDGYSTDRAVKFVTDLQAA, encoded by the coding sequence TTCCGACATCCCGGGGTAGCACCCTGAACATCTACTTCTACGCGAACCAGGTCTATCAGTTTTCCTTTTCCAGACCGATTTATGAGCGAGTCGGAGGAATTTTCGTCGTCCCGAAATTCCGGAAAGTGCTCCGCTTTAAACACCGGATGCGCAACGGAACAGCTTTCCCTGACATTAAAACTTTCCTGAACACCCCCCCTGTTATCAGGTGCGACCCGGACAAGATCCCCGGCCCGAATGGCACCATTATCTCCCATACCGTTACCCGCTTCGCCTCTCCCGGAGGATCCTGCACCACCATCTTCCAAGGACACGGAACCGGCGATCGCAAATACGGTGGCAATCTCGATAACCTGAGGGCGTTCGATTATCATTTCCTTTCAGGGCCCAAGCATCTGAAAAAGCTGCAGGATTCACAGGTATCGATTCCCGAAGAGCGACTAGTCTCCATAGGGAATCCCCGTTTTGACGCGTATGTTAAAGGGGAGATCGATCGAGATATATGTATGGATAACCTGGGGATCGTGGACCGAGACCGGAAGAACATCCTCTACGCGCCTACCTGGCAGAAAGGCAAGGGCACTCTGCACCAACTGGTCTATCGTTTCTGCCGGGAGCTGACCGGGGAATTCAATCTGATCGTTCGACCGCATCACTTCGTCTCAAGATCGATACCCAAGATCAAGGCGTGGGCTGCTATCAACGGTATCAGACACGTATACTTCTCAAATCCGAACGATCTTCTGCGTCACGATACGATGAGTGATTTCGCCGTGTCGGACCTGCTGATAAGCGATACTTCTTCCATCCAGTACGAGTACCTCATTACCGGCAAGCCCATGATCGTTGCCGAACTGGAGCCGGTTGATCTCCATAAGATGCCGACGGAGATGGATGTTCGTTCAATCACCCAGGTCTATGACGGATCACCACGTGCGAATATTCTGAATATGGTCGTAGATAATCTCGCTTCACCGCACACTGAGGCCTGCCGGCAGCTGCTACAGAACTGCTTCTATTTTAACGATGGATATAGCACCGACCGCGCCGTGAAGTTTGTTACTGATCTACAAGCAGCGTGA